The following proteins are encoded in a genomic region of Grus americana isolate bGruAme1 chromosome 5, bGruAme1.mat, whole genome shotgun sequence:
- the GPR65 gene encoding psychosine receptor has translation MTTHQTTDNFLLHPGWNWTNDTTGMDKNTTAKCHDDHTLDKYLFPFVYSIVMVISIPTNCISLYASCIQVRKKNELAVYLFSLSLADLLYSLILPLWIDYAWNGDNWRLSALLCQISAFLMYMNFYTSTAFLACISVDRYLALVHPLKLQHFRTRRFSLLVSIIVWLLESILNSAILVKKEVFSDPCNFTNHTLCYDKYPLEKWQAYINLFRICSGYLVPLIVILFCYHKIYQVVRYNQATVDEEKKKVRKLILNITVTFIVCFTPYHIVLLIRSIKEPYTTDPQLLQLMYKVYRITQALTSLNCIADPILYCFVSETTRTDILHFLRCCLCLQKHEGDQAIKSSALITYRTSCETDYQKCLRAHIQSNIG, from the coding sequence ATGACAACCCATCAGACTACAGACAATTTTTTACTGCATCCAGGCTGGAATTGGACCAACGATACTACTGGGATGGACAAGAATACCACTGCTAAGTGCCATGATGATCACACCCTGGATAAGtatttgtttccatttgtgTACAGCATTGTGATGGTGATCAGTATTCCCACCAACTGCATCTCCCTCTATGCATCTTGCATTCAGGTGAGGAAAAAGAATGAGTTAGCAGTTTACCTCTTCAGCCTATCCCTGGCTGACCTTTTGTACTCTCTGATTCTGCCTCTGTGGATTGATTATGCCTGGAATGGAGATAACTGGAGGCTCTCTGCCTTGCTTTGTCAGATTTCTGCCTTCCTTATGTATATGAACTTCTACACCAGCACTGCGTTCCTTGCTTGCATCTCTGTTGATAGGTATCTGGCATTAGTTCACCCCTTGAAGCTCCAGCACTTCCGCACAAGAAGATTTTCATTGCTTGTCAGCATAATTGTTTGGCTTCTGGAAAGCATCTTGAATTCAGCCATATTGGTGAAGAAAGAAGTGTTCAGTGATCCTTGCAATTTCACTAATCATACACTATGCTATGATAAATACCCCCTGGAAAAGTGGCAGGCATACATAAATTTATTCCGGATATGCTCAGGGTACCTGGTCCCTTTGATagtcattttgttttgctacCATAAAATCTACCAAGTAGTGAGGTATAATCAAGCCACAgtagatgaagaaaagaaaaaagtgaggaaaCTTATTCTGAATATCACAGTTACTTTCATTGTCTGCTTCACTCCTTATCACATTGTATTGCTTATTCGCAGCATTAAAGAACCTTACACCACTGACCCACAGCTTTTGCAGTTGATGTATAAGGTTTACAGAATCACACAGGCCTTAACAAGTTTGAATTGCATCGCTGATCCCATTCTTTACTGCTTTGTGAGTGAAACCACACGAACAGACATACTGCATTTCCTCAGGTGTTGCTTGTGCCTACAAAAGCATGAGGGAGACCAAGCTATAAAGAGCAGTGCGCTGATCACCTACAGAACGTCCTGTGAAACAGACTATCAAAAATGCTTGAGAGCGCACATTCAAAGCAACATCGGATAA